Proteins from a genomic interval of Croceicoccus naphthovorans:
- a CDS encoding TadE/TadG family type IV pilus assembly protein → MIGFIRQFAKDARGAASSEFVLAIPMILPLIFGSMEAGNFFWSQQKLTQSVRDGARFASRQNYGLICPNLDSDLETDIKNITRTGLLSGGTSKLPGWENSEIDVVPNCGAFTAGGIYSGYGGAGAIVTVRAVGVPYRSILGALGVIDDTYKLAAEVHSPVIGI, encoded by the coding sequence ATGATCGGTTTTATCCGCCAGTTTGCAAAAGATGCGCGCGGTGCGGCTTCGTCCGAATTCGTGCTGGCCATACCGATGATCCTGCCGTTGATCTTTGGATCGATGGAGGCTGGCAACTTCTTCTGGAGCCAGCAGAAGCTGACTCAGTCCGTGCGTGATGGCGCGCGGTTTGCTTCACGCCAGAATTACGGCTTGATCTGCCCAAATCTCGATAGCGATCTTGAAACTGACATCAAGAATATCACCCGGACCGGGCTGCTTTCCGGCGGCACGTCGAAACTTCCCGGCTGGGAGAATTCCGAAATCGACGTCGTTCCGAACTGCGGTGCCTTTACGGCTGGCGGCATCTATTCCGGATATGGCGGTGCCGGTGCAATCGTGACGGTTCGGGCGGTGGGTGTGCCCTATCGTTCGATCCTCGGTGCGCTTGGGGTTATCGATGACACCTACAAGCTTGCCGCAGAAGTTCATTCGCCGGTGATTGGCATATGA
- a CDS encoding type II and III secretion system protein family protein — translation MLKQVTLAAALALAGASASAAQAQDAYSIHAGSLEVSLNKSQVVTADRAIDRAMVGNPGIADVLPISDRSIYVLGKSIGTTSLTLYDRTNRVIAVMDISVGPDVEGIRRELEALIPGEAIDARISAGKIILSGSVSDAGAASRAARIAEAFADEEVVNLITIGGSQQVMLEVRFAEVVRSVGETLGARGFGTGNDVAFAIGDGASASGSGDLSVDGASGYGVLSAIFSLGNLDIEAYLDVLERKGLSKTLAEPTLVALSGESASFLAGGEFPIPVRQGDNGGTSVQFKSFGVGLAFTPTVLGDGVINLVVQPEVSSIDTSAGVTSDGVSVPGLQTRRASTTLELRDGESFAIAGLLRQDYQTTVRQLPLLGSIPILGTLFRSTSFQKGETELLIVVTPRLVKPIKPSQVRLPTDRVEDPDVLDTLLAGDDYQPVDLAPNVAPTPTQEDPGYEY, via the coding sequence ATGCTGAAACAAGTCACCTTGGCCGCAGCCTTGGCGCTGGCTGGCGCCTCAGCATCGGCTGCCCAGGCGCAGGATGCCTACAGCATCCATGCCGGTTCGCTAGAGGTATCGCTGAACAAGAGCCAGGTCGTCACCGCGGATCGCGCGATCGACCGGGCGATGGTCGGCAATCCGGGTATCGCTGATGTCCTGCCGATTTCGGATCGCTCGATCTATGTGCTCGGCAAATCGATCGGCACGACCAGCCTGACGCTTTACGACCGGACCAATCGCGTGATTGCGGTCATGGATATCAGCGTCGGCCCCGACGTAGAAGGTATTCGGCGCGAACTTGAAGCGCTGATCCCCGGAGAGGCGATCGACGCGCGCATTTCGGCTGGCAAGATCATCCTTTCGGGCAGCGTCAGCGATGCCGGGGCCGCAAGCCGCGCTGCTCGTATCGCAGAGGCGTTTGCTGACGAGGAGGTGGTCAACCTGATCACTATCGGCGGCAGCCAGCAGGTCATGCTGGAAGTCCGTTTCGCCGAAGTCGTTCGCTCTGTCGGAGAGACGCTGGGTGCAAGAGGGTTCGGCACCGGCAACGATGTCGCTTTCGCAATCGGCGACGGCGCGTCGGCGTCCGGCAGTGGCGATCTGTCGGTCGATGGTGCCTCGGGCTACGGTGTGCTGAGCGCGATCTTTTCGCTGGGTAACCTCGATATCGAAGCCTACCTTGACGTTCTTGAACGCAAGGGCCTGTCGAAGACTCTGGCAGAGCCGACACTGGTCGCCCTCTCGGGTGAATCGGCCTCGTTCCTTGCGGGCGGCGAATTTCCCATTCCCGTTCGGCAGGGGGACAACGGGGGCACTTCGGTCCAGTTCAAGTCCTTCGGTGTAGGCCTTGCCTTTACGCCGACCGTGCTTGGTGATGGCGTGATAAATCTTGTCGTCCAGCCGGAAGTCAGCTCGATCGATACCTCCGCCGGGGTTACCAGCGATGGCGTCTCTGTTCCCGGTCTCCAGACGCGGCGGGCCAGTACGACGCTCGAACTGCGCGATGGCGAAAGCTTTGCGATCGCGGGCCTGTTGCGGCAGGATTATCAGACGACGGTGCGTCAGTTGCCCTTGCTCGGTTCGATCCCGATCCTTGGCACATTGTTCCGGTCCACCAGCTTCCAAAAGGGTGAGACCGAGCTGCTGATCGTGGTCACGCCGCGTCTGGTAAAGCCGATCAAGCCTTCGCAGGTGCGCTTGCCGACCGACCGGGTGGAAGATCCCGACGTGCTCGATACGCTGTTGGCGGGCGACGATTACCAACCTGTCGACCTGGCGCCCAATGTGGCCCCGACACCGACTCAGGAGGACCCCGGCTATGAATACTAA
- a CDS encoding Flp family type IVb pilin, with the protein MINFVKNFVADEAGASAAEYALIIAVVGVGIGAAALVLGANVKQAIDGASDDIYNCVSAADPGAVTGASDGTECD; encoded by the coding sequence ATGATTAACTTCGTAAAGAATTTCGTTGCTGACGAAGCCGGTGCTTCGGCTGCTGAATACGCTCTGATCATCGCCGTCGTCGGCGTCGGCATCGGCGCTGCTGCGCTGGTTCTGGGCGCTAACGTGAAGCAGGCGATTGATGGTGCTTCGGATGACATCTACAACTGTGTTTCGGCTGCTGATCCGGGCGCGGTTACCGGTGCAAGCGATGGTACCGAGTGCGATTGA
- the cpaB gene encoding Flp pilus assembly protein CpaB, producing MGSRNLIYILIAVGLGLVAVVLANSYFSGIEEQQERNAQQQQLARIVVATQPLDFGSALTTENIRLQNFPANAVPVGAYFSIEELLQGGQVALRPIVPGEPVLADKLSGRAVLSAKLPEGMRAMSISISAPNAVSGFIRPADIVDVLLTRDVGGEKVTEVIMEAVQVLAIGTVQSEKATEPGLAGTATVLTDLFGAQKLTLAKEMGQMSLVLRNVESEEAEGVGMAVRARDVSRLGGGGPAPQAVVYAPPPAASGGGSAPAPAAAPRPRGPSMTVVRGTAPQNYQVDSLGGK from the coding sequence ATGGGCAGTCGTAACCTTATTTATATCCTGATTGCGGTGGGCCTTGGCCTTGTCGCGGTCGTTCTCGCGAACTCGTACTTCTCTGGCATAGAGGAGCAGCAGGAGCGCAATGCGCAGCAGCAGCAGCTCGCCCGGATCGTCGTGGCGACTCAGCCGCTCGATTTCGGCAGCGCTTTGACGACAGAGAATATCAGGCTTCAGAATTTCCCGGCCAACGCGGTTCCTGTCGGTGCCTATTTCTCGATAGAGGAATTGTTGCAGGGCGGTCAGGTCGCATTGCGCCCGATTGTGCCGGGCGAACCGGTTCTGGCCGACAAATTGAGCGGCCGCGCCGTTCTTTCCGCCAAGCTGCCCGAAGGCATGCGCGCGATGTCGATCAGCATCAGCGCGCCCAACGCCGTGTCCGGCTTCATCCGTCCGGCGGACATCGTCGATGTCCTGCTGACCCGCGATGTCGGTGGCGAAAAGGTGACCGAGGTCATCATGGAGGCCGTGCAGGTCCTCGCCATCGGCACCGTGCAAAGCGAAAAGGCGACCGAGCCGGGCCTTGCCGGAACCGCCACGGTTTTGACCGACCTGTTCGGCGCGCAAAAGCTGACTCTGGCGAAGGAAATGGGGCAGATGAGCCTCGTCCTTCGAAATGTCGAAAGCGAAGAGGCCGAAGGTGTCGGCATGGCCGTTCGGGCACGCGATGTCAGCCGCCTTGGCGGCGGCGGTCCTGCTCCGCAGGCGGTCGTCTATGCGCCGCCGCCCGCCGCATCCGGCGGTGGCAGCGCGCCTGCGCCAGCCGCAGCGCCAAGGCCGCGCGGCCCGAGCATGACGGTCGTTCGGGGAACTGCGCCACAGAATTACCAAGTCGACAGTCTTGGGGGGAAATGA
- a CDS encoding AAA family ATPase codes for MRTDRNLPSGIHIVAQARHSRALETALGGSVELVSLEPEEAVSEAVVRTASALVLEVDPTSKASLARVSEIRAIRPGLPLIVALEHADLSLTRTLIRQGVSDVATLPFDVEELVGQLLDVSASLAPSDKAQLALMVSMVRASGGVGATTLATHLAESLTDCGGRAMDVCIIDLDLQFGQVANYLNLKPKTTVLDLLDASDRLDEDLVRDAAQQTEQGMSVIAAPSVIAPLEDVDVDRLLNLLKVARQSFDFVLLDLPANWTNWTLSAALACNEILVVTDQSITGLRQTKRVIELFDVMQVSRENVRVVVNRVGKKLFQAISVGEVADTLSRPVFATVSRDKGELQVAQDQAMLLSQTNRRSAFVKDVDKLAEAICEQVMGS; via the coding sequence ATGAGGACGGACCGTAACCTTCCGTCAGGCATCCACATCGTCGCACAAGCGCGCCATTCGCGGGCCTTGGAAACGGCGCTGGGCGGGTCGGTCGAACTGGTCTCGCTGGAACCGGAAGAAGCTGTCTCAGAGGCAGTTGTCCGCACGGCCAGCGCGCTGGTGCTGGAGGTCGATCCGACGTCGAAGGCATCGCTGGCGCGGGTTTCAGAGATACGTGCGATCCGCCCGGGCCTGCCGCTGATCGTCGCGCTGGAACATGCGGACCTTTCCCTGACCCGTACCCTGATCCGTCAGGGCGTGAGCGATGTGGCGACATTGCCATTCGATGTCGAGGAACTGGTCGGTCAACTGCTCGACGTGTCGGCCAGCCTTGCGCCGAGCGACAAGGCGCAATTGGCGCTGATGGTATCGATGGTCCGCGCCTCTGGCGGTGTCGGGGCGACGACGCTGGCCACGCATCTGGCTGAATCGCTGACCGATTGCGGCGGGCGTGCGATGGATGTCTGCATCATCGATCTGGACCTGCAATTCGGGCAGGTCGCCAATTACCTGAACCTCAAGCCCAAGACGACCGTGCTCGACCTGCTCGACGCGTCGGATCGTCTGGACGAGGATCTGGTCCGCGACGCGGCGCAACAGACCGAGCAGGGCATGTCGGTCATTGCCGCCCCTTCGGTTATCGCGCCGCTGGAGGATGTCGATGTCGATCGCCTGCTCAACCTGCTCAAGGTTGCGCGGCAGAGCTTCGATTTTGTGCTGCTCGACCTTCCGGCGAACTGGACGAACTGGACGCTTTCGGCTGCGCTTGCCTGTAACGAGATTCTGGTCGTCACCGATCAGTCGATCACCGGGCTGCGCCAGACGAAGCGGGTGATCGAGCTGTTCGACGTGATGCAGGTCAGCCGCGAAAACGTGCGCGTGGTGGTCAACCGCGTGGGCAAGAAGCTGTTTCAGGCGATCAGCGTGGGCGAGGTTGCCGATACGCTGAGCCGGCCGGTCTTCGCGACCGTGTCGCGTGACAAGGGGGAATTGCAGGTCGCGCAGGATCAGGCGATGCTCCTGTCCCAGACGAACCGCCGCTCGGCATTCGTGAAGGACGTGGACAAGCTGGCCGAGGCGATCTGCGAACAGGTTATGGGGTCGTAA
- a CDS encoding TadE/TadG family type IV pilus assembly protein, with product MKLRALREFGSDQTAAIAPIYALSLFGLIGMAGVGFDYARLMALDTELQNAADQLALAAATQLDEQDDSITRAESAGRNFFASSTSDYTNETRISNIDDGGGDDKRLITSVTFNFYQGYDDQNDQPDTLISPSSGSYTAAQQRSAHVVEAVVGRRSVQFALTPIVGAIAGDAGGSAMATMDTAYCKVPPLMVCQPPSNPNLGAIDASGNIPDRGKGMQLHFLPNGKTDFDDTIDTSTVPGLFGFLEFPYPNPSGNGNPNTSLGWEVPNPGCTDDSVDARAGVRVPEQLALNTRFGIYDKSASGYSCNSATGTFCPSSNASRDLVVDISVNNQSASDIAAYSCPASPPNNANFEKISNFSNLAGYNNERPAGYSRDNCHKSGTCGVIGTTAYDWNFADYMQRVHGFTVTPGDSTTYPSGLSGQARYDVYKWEKAISTRTDPYRAGYRVEAKNNGNTTHYYCAYPRPQEGTPVETPTVRKDRRLLQVASVDCSNVTGKTVTIDRYIDVFLVEPARDSGSQKEFYVEILGEDPNAGSNTTFQQFAKRKAVLIR from the coding sequence ATGAAGCTAAGGGCATTACGGGAATTCGGGTCTGACCAGACGGCGGCAATTGCGCCGATCTATGCGCTGTCCCTGTTCGGACTGATCGGCATGGCGGGTGTCGGCTTCGACTATGCCCGGCTGATGGCGCTGGATACCGAATTGCAGAATGCGGCGGATCAACTGGCGCTGGCGGCGGCGACGCAGCTGGACGAGCAGGACGATTCGATCACGCGGGCCGAGTCTGCCGGGCGGAATTTCTTCGCCAGTTCCACCAGTGATTACACCAATGAAACTCGCATTTCGAACATCGACGATGGCGGCGGCGATGACAAACGGTTGATTACTTCGGTGACGTTTAACTTCTATCAGGGGTACGACGACCAGAACGATCAGCCCGATACGCTGATTTCGCCCAGTAGTGGCTCTTATACGGCTGCGCAGCAGCGGTCCGCGCATGTCGTAGAGGCGGTTGTCGGCAGGCGATCGGTGCAATTTGCGTTAACGCCTATTGTCGGAGCGATTGCCGGTGACGCTGGCGGTTCGGCAATGGCGACTATGGATACGGCGTACTGCAAGGTGCCGCCGTTGATGGTGTGCCAGCCGCCAAGTAATCCAAACTTGGGTGCTATCGATGCAAGCGGCAATATTCCTGATCGCGGGAAGGGCATGCAATTGCACTTTTTGCCTAATGGAAAGACGGATTTTGACGACACGATCGATACCTCGACCGTCCCCGGACTGTTTGGGTTTCTGGAATTCCCTTATCCGAATCCCAGCGGTAACGGCAATCCGAATACGTCGCTGGGGTGGGAAGTGCCCAATCCGGGCTGCACAGATGATTCTGTCGATGCTCGTGCCGGTGTCCGGGTGCCCGAACAACTGGCGCTCAATACGAGGTTCGGCATTTACGACAAGAGTGCCTCGGGCTACTCGTGCAATAGCGCCACAGGGACTTTTTGCCCATCCTCTAACGCATCACGCGATCTCGTCGTCGACATTAGCGTAAACAATCAGAGCGCTTCCGATATTGCTGCCTATTCCTGTCCAGCGTCACCACCAAACAACGCCAATTTTGAGAAAATATCAAATTTCTCAAATCTTGCTGGTTATAATAATGAAAGGCCAGCAGGATATTCGCGCGACAACTGCCACAAAAGTGGCACCTGTGGCGTCATTGGAACGACGGCGTACGATTGGAACTTCGCCGATTATATGCAGCGTGTGCATGGCTTTACCGTTACTCCGGGTGACTCGACAACTTATCCTTCCGGACTGAGTGGGCAAGCCCGCTATGACGTCTATAAGTGGGAGAAGGCGATCTCCACGCGAACAGACCCGTATCGTGCTGGATATCGGGTTGAGGCAAAAAATAACGGCAATACAACCCACTACTATTGCGCTTACCCTCGCCCGCAAGAGGGTACGCCAGTAGAGACGCCGACGGTTCGGAAAGATAGGCGTCTCCTCCAAGTTGCGTCGGTCGATTGCTCTAATGTGACCGGTAAAACAGTGACAATAGATCGCTATATTGACGTTTTTCTGGTAGAGCCTGCGCGAGATAGCGGGAGCCAAAAGGAGTTTTACGTCGAAATACTTGGCGAAGACCCTAACGCCGGAAGTAATACAACCTTTCAGCAGTTTGCCAAGCGTAAGGCGGTGCTGATCCGATGA
- a CDS encoding OmpW/AlkL family protein produces the protein MKKFVLAASAAMAAAMIPGAAHAGNPDGKFQFKLMGTAVLPDGELTDVDPGGVLPDGSDTKADNNVVPTVVFEYFLTPNVSLETYCCVTKHNVTGAGALEGAEIVDDIYLIPATVTAKYHFTEGPFKPYIGAGPTYFLYLKDKAGSAAQGLGVDDVDIDDEFGFVLQAGVDFRLNDKGLGLSIDAKRYFIDATARYYADGEEVLKTEHNLDPWVVSAGLALRM, from the coding sequence ATGAAGAAGTTCGTGCTTGCCGCCAGCGCCGCCATGGCCGCGGCCATGATTCCGGGCGCCGCACATGCGGGCAACCCGGACGGAAAGTTTCAGTTCAAGCTGATGGGCACCGCCGTGCTGCCCGATGGCGAACTGACCGATGTCGATCCCGGCGGCGTTCTGCCCGACGGTTCGGATACCAAGGCCGACAATAACGTCGTGCCCACCGTGGTGTTCGAATACTTCCTGACGCCGAACGTCAGCCTCGAAACCTATTGCTGTGTCACCAAGCACAACGTGACCGGCGCGGGCGCGCTGGAAGGGGCGGAGATCGTCGATGACATTTACCTGATCCCGGCAACTGTTACGGCGAAGTATCACTTCACCGAAGGCCCGTTCAAACCTTACATCGGCGCGGGCCCGACCTACTTCCTCTACCTCAAGGACAAGGCTGGTTCGGCCGCGCAGGGCCTTGGCGTGGATGATGTGGACATTGATGACGAATTTGGCTTCGTGCTTCAGGCGGGTGTCGACTTCCGCCTGAACGACAAGGGCCTCGGTCTCAGCATCGATGCCAAGCGTTATTTCATCGATGCCACCGCACGGTACTATGCCGATGGCGAGGAAGTGTTGAAAACCGAACACAATCTCGACCCGTGGGTCGTCAGCGCGGGTCTTGCCCTGCGTATGTGA
- the ccoN gene encoding cytochrome-c oxidase, cbb3-type subunit I, which translates to METVLTRAGIWLAVFLLAIVGMALAADGAFAAHMVIVAIAAMVALWASVTTFDYAGAARGILKAPADESVYDDDPIRWGVIAIVFWGMAGFAAGLFIAFQLAFPVLNLEPWLNFGRLRPLHTSAVIFAFGGNALIASSYYIVQRTCRARLALPGLARFVFWGYQLFIVLAATGYLLGVTQGKEYAEPEWYVDWWLTVVWVAYLAVFVGTILKRREPHIYVANWFFLAFILTVAMLHVVNNLDMPVSLTGSRSYPLFAGVQGALVQWWYGHNAVGFFLTAGFLAMMYYFVPKQANRPVYSYRLSIIHFWSLIFLYIWAGPHHLHYTALPDWAQTLGMVFSVMLWMPSWGGMINGLMTLNGAWDKVRTDPIIRMMVMSLAFYGMSTFEGPMMSIKSVNSLSHYTDWTIGHVHSGALGWNGMITFAAVYFLTPRLWNRERLYSLRMVNWHFWLATIGIVFYAASMWVAGITQGLMWREYGADGYLVNSFAETVAALHPMFILRALGGCLYLAGAVVMTINIWATIAGKLRNEAPMYAPEYDREADRPLVPAAA; encoded by the coding sequence GTGGAAACGGTTCTCACGCGTGCGGGCATTTGGCTCGCTGTTTTTCTGCTGGCCATCGTCGGCATGGCGCTGGCCGCAGACGGCGCATTTGCGGCGCACATGGTCATCGTTGCGATTGCGGCGATGGTAGCATTGTGGGCCAGCGTCACGACATTCGATTACGCGGGTGCGGCGCGCGGCATCCTGAAAGCGCCGGCCGACGAATCGGTCTATGACGACGACCCGATCCGCTGGGGCGTCATCGCCATCGTGTTCTGGGGCATGGCCGGGTTCGCCGCCGGGCTGTTCATCGCGTTCCAGCTCGCCTTTCCGGTCCTGAACCTTGAACCCTGGCTCAACTTCGGACGGCTTCGCCCGCTGCATACCAGCGCGGTGATCTTCGCGTTCGGCGGCAACGCGCTGATCGCGTCGAGCTATTACATCGTGCAGCGCACCTGCCGCGCGCGGCTGGCCCTGCCCGGCCTCGCCCGTTTCGTGTTCTGGGGGTATCAGCTGTTCATCGTGCTGGCCGCCACTGGCTACCTGCTGGGCGTCACGCAAGGCAAGGAATATGCCGAGCCCGAATGGTATGTCGACTGGTGGCTGACCGTCGTCTGGGTCGCCTATCTGGCGGTTTTCGTCGGCACGATCCTGAAACGCCGCGAACCCCACATCTACGTGGCGAACTGGTTCTTCCTGGCCTTCATCCTGACCGTTGCGATGCTGCACGTGGTCAACAACCTGGATATGCCGGTCAGCCTGACGGGCAGCCGGTCCTATCCGCTGTTCGCCGGGGTTCAGGGTGCGCTTGTCCAGTGGTGGTACGGCCACAACGCGGTGGGCTTCTTTCTGACCGCCGGGTTCCTCGCAATGATGTATTACTTCGTGCCGAAACAGGCGAACCGGCCGGTCTATTCGTACCGCCTGTCGATCATTCACTTCTGGTCGCTGATCTTCCTCTACATCTGGGCCGGTCCGCACCACCTGCACTACACCGCGCTGCCCGACTGGGCGCAGACGCTGGGCATGGTGTTCTCGGTCATGCTGTGGATGCCCAGCTGGGGCGGCATGATCAACGGTCTGATGACGCTGAACGGCGCGTGGGACAAGGTTCGCACCGATCCGATCATCCGCATGATGGTCATGTCCCTCGCCTTTTACGGCATGAGCACGTTCGAAGGCCCGATGATGAGCATCAAGTCGGTGAACAGCCTGTCGCATTATACCGACTGGACCATCGGTCACGTCCACTCCGGCGCATTGGGCTGGAACGGCATGATCACTTTCGCCGCGGTCTATTTCCTGACGCCGCGCCTTTGGAACCGTGAACGGCTTTACAGCCTGCGCATGGTGAACTGGCACTTCTGGCTCGCGACGATCGGTATCGTTTTCTACGCCGCCAGCATGTGGGTCGCAGGCATCACGCAGGGGCTGATGTGGCGCGAATACGGGGCCGACGGGTATCTGGTGAACTCGTTCGCCGAAACGGTCGCCGCGCTGCACCCGATGTTCATCCTGCGTGCGCTGGGCGGCTGTCTCTACCTTGCCGGCGCAGTGGTCATGACGATCAACATCTGGGCGACGATTGCCGGAAAGCTCCGCAACGAAGCGCCGATGTACGCCCCCGAATACGACCGTGAGGCGGATCGCCCTCTGGTCCCGGCTGCTGCTTGA
- a CDS encoding TadE/TadG family type IV pilus assembly protein — MIFVQRLLDDRTGASAAEFALVLPAALLLLFGVIDVGRYAWQLNEYEKAVQLGARYAVATTVVPGQLAGDLAFANLSCNGGPLQYGDTICADAMQTIVCVDGNPAATTIAAACSCPSADGQVCLSGSANNSAFTNIVTRMRVASKRINANDVVIEYRGSGIGYYGDPATSLDSANNVIPLPDAAPIVTVKLTNLRYQPITLTLVGADVKYPTFSYSLTLEDGDGTVAS, encoded by the coding sequence ATGATTTTTGTGCAGCGGCTTCTTGACGATCGTACGGGTGCGAGTGCGGCAGAGTTCGCGCTTGTGCTTCCGGCAGCGCTTTTGCTGCTGTTCGGTGTCATCGATGTCGGGCGCTATGCCTGGCAGTTGAACGAATATGAAAAGGCCGTCCAATTGGGGGCACGCTATGCCGTGGCCACCACCGTCGTGCCAGGCCAACTGGCCGGTGATCTGGCCTTTGCCAATCTTTCCTGCAACGGCGGCCCCCTGCAATACGGTGACACGATTTGCGCAGACGCGATGCAAACGATCGTTTGCGTGGACGGCAATCCAGCCGCAACGACGATTGCTGCTGCTTGTTCGTGTCCAAGCGCCGATGGACAGGTCTGTCTGTCGGGAAGCGCGAACAATTCCGCCTTCACCAATATCGTAACCCGTATGCGCGTAGCATCGAAGCGGATCAACGCGAATGATGTTGTGATCGAATACAGGGGTTCCGGTATCGGATACTATGGAGACCCCGCGACGTCGTTGGACAGTGCCAATAACGTCATCCCGTTGCCGGACGCCGCCCCCATCGTTACGGTCAAATTAACCAATCTGCGATATCAGCCCATCACGCTGACCTTGGTCGGCGCTGATGTGAAATATCCCACGTTCTCGTATTCGCTTACGCTTGAGGACGGGGATGGGACAGTGGCGAGCTGA
- a CDS encoding Crp/Fnr family transcriptional regulator, which yields MGSCQTCVVRNRAICAGLEPDEVALLNDIGRRRNLAAGEQLLWEGESAVLVANVIHGVLKLSNSLEDGREQIVGLVYPSDFIGRPFGATTPYGVEALTDARVCVFAQRDFDNFAREHPRLEHKLLERTLTELDRTRKWMLLLGRKSAEERLATFLLEISQRMAPATCDTPEGQSEEFEMPFSRQQVGDVLGLTIETVSRQFTKMKRDGVIDLPSRRSVVIRDRMELEARAG from the coding sequence ATGGGCTCTTGCCAAACATGTGTCGTCCGCAACCGCGCGATCTGCGCCGGGCTGGAGCCTGACGAGGTTGCCTTGCTCAACGATATCGGCCGCCGCCGCAACCTCGCCGCCGGAGAGCAGTTGTTGTGGGAAGGCGAAAGCGCGGTGCTGGTGGCCAACGTCATCCACGGCGTTCTGAAACTGTCGAACAGCCTTGAAGACGGGCGCGAACAGATCGTCGGGCTGGTCTATCCATCGGACTTCATCGGTCGTCCGTTCGGGGCGACGACACCTTATGGGGTGGAGGCCCTGACCGATGCGCGGGTCTGCGTTTTTGCCCAGCGCGATTTCGACAACTTCGCGCGCGAACATCCGCGGCTGGAGCACAAACTGCTCGAACGCACGCTGACCGAGCTGGACCGCACGCGCAAATGGATGCTGCTGTTGGGTCGCAAATCTGCGGAAGAGCGCTTGGCGACGTTCCTGCTGGAAATTTCGCAACGCATGGCACCGGCGACTTGCGATACGCCCGAAGGGCAGAGCGAGGAGTTCGAGATGCCGTTCTCTCGCCAGCAGGTAGGCGATGTTCTGGGCCTGACGATCGAGACGGTCAGCCGGCAGTTCACCAAAATGAAGCGGGACGGGGTCATCGACCTGCCGTCCCGCCGTTCGGTCGTCATCCGCGACCGCATGGAACTGGAAGCCAGGGCGGGCTGA